A part of Rhinolophus ferrumequinum isolate MPI-CBG mRhiFer1 chromosome 11, mRhiFer1_v1.p, whole genome shotgun sequence genomic DNA contains:
- the YIF1A gene encoding protein YIF1A isoform X1 → MAYPSGYGAHGSKHRARAAPDPPPLFDDTSGGYSSQPGGYPAPGADVAFNVNHLLGDPMANMAVAYGSSIASHGKDMVHKELHRFVSMNKLKYFFAVDTAYVAKKLGLLVFPYTHQNWEVQYSRDVPLPPRQDLNAPDLYIPTMAFITYVLLAGMALGIQKRFSPEVLGLCASTALVWIVLEVLALLLGVYLATVRADLSTFHLLAYSGYKYVGMILSVLTGLLFGSDGYYVALAWTSSALMYFLVRSLRTAALGPDSMGGPAPRQRLQLYLTLGAAAFQPLIIYWLTYHLVR, encoded by the exons ATGGCTTATCCCTCGGGCTACGGAGCCCACG GCTCCAAACACAGGGCCCGGGCCGCTCCAGATCCCCCTCCCCTCTTCGATGACACAAGCGGTGGTTACTCCAGCCAGCCAGGGGGATACCCAGCCCCAGGAGCCGACGTGGCCTTCAATGTCAACCACTTGCTCGGGGACCCAATGGCCAACATGGCTGTGGCCTATGGCAGCTCCATCGCATCCCATGGGAAGGACATGGTGCACAAAGAG ctgCACCGTTTTGTGTCTATGAACAAACTCAAGTACTTTTTCGCTGTGGACACAGCCTATGTGGCTAAGAAGCTAGGGCTCCTGGTCTTCCCCTACACACACCAG AATTGGGAAGTGCAGTACAGTCGAGATGTACCTTTGCCCCCGCGACAAGACCTCAACGCCCCTGACCTCTATATCCCCA CAATGGCCTTTATCACCTATGTGCTGCTGGCTGGGATGGCACTGGGCATTCAGAAAAG GTTCTCCCCAGAGGTGCTGGGCTTGTGTGCAAGCACAGCACTGGTGTGGATCGTGTTGGAGGTGCTAGCCCTGCTCCTGGGCGTCTACCTGGCCACCGTGCGCGCTGACCTGAGCACCTTCCACCTGCTGGCCTACAGTGGCTACAAATATGTCGG GATGATCCTTAGTGTGCTCACAGGGCTGCTCTTTGGCAGCGACGGCTACTACGTGGCACTGGCCTGGACCTCGTCTGCGCTCATGTACTTCCTC GTGCGCTCTTTGCGAACAGCAGCCCTGGGCCCCGACAGCATGGGGGGCCCGGCTCCCAGGCAGCGTCTCCAGCTCtacctgactctgggtgctgcAGCCTTCCAGCCCCTCATCATATACTGGCTGACCTACCACCTGGTCCGGTGA
- the TMEM151A gene encoding transmembrane protein 151A codes for MPEGGGGDVGEVPALITDGEPLREEQRPLKQSLGSSLCRESHWKCLLLTLLIHACGAVVAWCRLATVPRLVLGPEAALARGAGGPPPTYPASPCSDGYLYIPLAFVSLLYLLYLAECWHCHVRSCQAPRTDANTVLALIHRLQQAPPCVWWKATSYHYVRRTRQVTRYRNGDAYTTTQVYHERADSRTARGEFDYSAHGVRDVSKELVGLADHAATRLRFTKCFSFGSAEAEASYLTQRARFFSANEGLDDYLEAREGMHLKDVDFRESLMVFADPRSPPWYARAWVFWLVSAATLSWPLRVVAAYGTAHVHYQVEKLFGASSPPPGAVPSGPPLSRVATVDFTELEWHICSNRQLVPSYSEAVVMGASSGTYLRGCQRCRRSVSSNSLPPPRPSGPRLPFSRSRLSLGAGGRATPGVFRSLSGGPLGRRGEDTEPLESPPSYEEALYFPVLIVHGDSGCQGDGQGAL; via the exons ATGCCCGAGGGAGGCGGTGGCGACGTTGGGGAGGTGCCCGCGCTCATCACGGACGGCGAGCCGCTGCGCGAAGAG CAGCGGCCCCTGAAACAGTCCCTGGGAAGCTCCCTGTGCCGCGAGTCGCACTGGAAGTGCCTGCTCCTCACACTGCTCATCCACGCCTGCGGTGCAGTGGTGGCCTGGTGTCGCCTGGCCACCGTACCACGGCTGGTACTGGGGCCCGAGGCAGCTCTGGCGCGTGGGGCTGGGGGCCCGCCGCCCACCTATCCAGCCAGCCCCTGCTCCGATGGCTACCTGTATATCCCACTGGCCTTTGTCTCCCTCCTCTACCTCCTCTACCTGGCTGAGTGCTGGCACTGTCACGTGCGATCCTGCCAGGCGCCGCGCACTGACGCCAACACCGTGCTTGCTCTGATCCATCGGCTGCAGCAGGCGCCACCGTGTGTCTGGTGGAAGGCCACCAGCTACCACTATGTGCGACGCACCCGCCAGGTCACCCGCTATCGGAACGGTGACGCCTACACCACCACGCAGGTCTACCACGAGAGGGCTGACAGTCGCACGGCTCGGGGCGAGTTTGACTACTCAGCCCACGGTGTCCGCGATGTCTCCAAGGAGCTCGTGGGCCTGGCTGATCACGCAGCCACGCGGCTGCGCTTCACCAAGTGCTTCAGCTTCGGGAGTGCCGAGGCCGAGGCCTCATACCTCACCCAGAGGGCCCGCTTCTTCAGCGCCAACGAGGGCCTGGACGACTACCTGGAGGCCCGCGAGGGGATGCACCTGAAGGATGTGGACTTCCGCGAGTCGCTCATGGTCTTCGCTGACCCCCGCAGCCCGCCCTGGTACGCCCGGGCCTGGGTCTTCTGGCTGGTGTCAGCGGCCACGCTGTCCTGGCCCCTGCGCGTGGTGGCAGCCTACGGCACAGCCCACGTGCACTACCAGGTGGAGAAGCTGTTTGGCGCCAGCTCGCCCCCACCCGGGGCCGTGCCCAGCGGGCCTCCGCTCTCCCGTGTGGCCACGGTGGACTTCACTGAGCTTGAGTGGCACATCTGCTCCAACCGGCAGCTGGTGCCCAGCTACTCAGAGGCTGTGGTCATGGGCGCCAGCTCGGGCACCTACCTCCGTGGCTGCCAGCGCTGTCGCCGCTCCGTCAGCAGCAACTCGCTGCCCCCTCCCCGGCCCAGTGGACCCCGCCTGCCTTTCAGTCGCAGCCGACTCTCGCTGGGAGCTGGGGGCCGGGCCACACCGGGGGTCTTCCGAAGCCTGAGTGGGGGGCCCCTGGGGCGCCGTGGAGAGGACACGGAGCCCCTGGAAAGCCCGCCATCCTATGAGGAGGCCCTTTATTTCCCGGTGCTCATTGTCCACGGGGACAGCGGCTGCCAGGGCGACGGGCAAGGTGCCCTCTGA
- the YIF1A gene encoding protein YIF1A isoform X2 has protein sequence MANMAVAYGSSIASHGKDMVHKELHRFVSMNKLKYFFAVDTAYVAKKLGLLVFPYTHQNWEVQYSRDVPLPPRQDLNAPDLYIPTMAFITYVLLAGMALGIQKRFSPEVLGLCASTALVWIVLEVLALLLGVYLATVRADLSTFHLLAYSGYKYVGMILSVLTGLLFGSDGYYVALAWTSSALMYFLVRSLRTAALGPDSMGGPAPRQRLQLYLTLGAAAFQPLIIYWLTYHLVR, from the exons ATGGCCAACATGGCTGTGGCCTATGGCAGCTCCATCGCATCCCATGGGAAGGACATGGTGCACAAAGAG ctgCACCGTTTTGTGTCTATGAACAAACTCAAGTACTTTTTCGCTGTGGACACAGCCTATGTGGCTAAGAAGCTAGGGCTCCTGGTCTTCCCCTACACACACCAG AATTGGGAAGTGCAGTACAGTCGAGATGTACCTTTGCCCCCGCGACAAGACCTCAACGCCCCTGACCTCTATATCCCCA CAATGGCCTTTATCACCTATGTGCTGCTGGCTGGGATGGCACTGGGCATTCAGAAAAG GTTCTCCCCAGAGGTGCTGGGCTTGTGTGCAAGCACAGCACTGGTGTGGATCGTGTTGGAGGTGCTAGCCCTGCTCCTGGGCGTCTACCTGGCCACCGTGCGCGCTGACCTGAGCACCTTCCACCTGCTGGCCTACAGTGGCTACAAATATGTCGG GATGATCCTTAGTGTGCTCACAGGGCTGCTCTTTGGCAGCGACGGCTACTACGTGGCACTGGCCTGGACCTCGTCTGCGCTCATGTACTTCCTC GTGCGCTCTTTGCGAACAGCAGCCCTGGGCCCCGACAGCATGGGGGGCCCGGCTCCCAGGCAGCGTCTCCAGCTCtacctgactctgggtgctgcAGCCTTCCAGCCCCTCATCATATACTGGCTGACCTACCACCTGGTCCGGTGA